The window CATGATCAGAGAATGGTTCAGCGCTCTGCCCTCTTCTGCCGTTAGTCCCTGAGGTACCGGTGTTCCGGTGCCGGTACTTATTTCAGGATCCAGGCTATCTACATCAAAAGATATGTAGATGGCATCACAATTATTTAATACCTCCATTATCTCGCCTACGACCGCTGCTACACCTTTAGTCCGCACCTCCTCAACTGAAAAGTTGCGGATACCATGGCGGTTAATAATTGCCTTCTCGGGCTCCTCGAAGGAGCGCATGCCAATAAATACAATATCCGAAGGATCTATTTTAGCACCCTCCACACCAATATTTTTGCATTTATTCCACTCTTCTACTGTTTCAGTCTGTGGATAATTTACCTGGCATTCTTTATTATCGATGCCGGTTACAACAGATAACGGCATGCCGTGAACATTACCAGAGGGGGTGGTATAGGGCGTATGCAGGTCGGCATGAGCATCTATCCAGATCACCCCGATGCGTTTATGGGGCATCTGCATCTTTATGCCTGCAATGGTACCAGCTGCCGTAGAGTGATCGCCGGCCAGCACAACGGGAAAACAACCTTCTGCAAGTGTGTTTTTTACGGCACCAGCGGTGTGCTCCAGTATTTGTCTAACCTGCGGGATGCGTTTTGCGTAAGGGTGTAATATATCTTCAAATAACTGTTCATTGAGCGTGGGAACGGCCAGGCATGGATATTTTTTAAAGAAATCGGATCCTTTGGCAAGGGAAGCAGCTTTTAAAGCTCCTATACCAAGACTGGCACCGCGTGTGCCAGCTCCTAACTCAGAAGCTACCTCTATGAATTTTATCCTTTCCATATTGTATTAGCCAGTTATTTATTCAAATTTTAGGACGTAAACTTAATTACCGCACGAAACCAGGAGAATGAGAAGCTACGCTGACCTAATTCATCAGACATTTTACTTTCCAACAGAAGAATTTCGCGTTGAAAACGGAGAGTTGATTTTCAACGATGTGCCTTTAATGCCCATCATAGAGCAATATGGTACACCCATGAAGCTTACCTACCTACCCAAAATCGGGAGGAACATTCAGCAGGCTAAGCAACTGTTTGCCAAGGCAATTGAAAAGCATAATTATAAAGGGCAATACACTTATTGCTATTGTACCAAATCTTCCCATTTCAGTTTTGTGGTAGAAGAAGCGTTAAAGAACGACATCCATCTGGAGACTTCTTCGGCCTTCGATATGCCCATTATTAAAAGGCTATATGAAAGAGGGAAGATTAACAAAGATACATTAATTGTCTGTAATGGCTATAAAAGAGACCGCTACAGCAAGCATATTTCTGACTTTTTGAACGAAGGATTCCATAATTGCATCCCGGTGCTGGACAATATGATGGAGTTCCAGTACCTCGAGAAATGGGTGAACGTTCCCTATAAAGTAGGCATACGCGTGGCTGCAGATGAAGAGCCAAATTTTGACTTTTATACCTCCCGACTGGGTATTCGGTACAACGATGTAATCAACTTTTATAAAGAAGTGATCAGCCAGAGCCCTAAAGCCAAGCTGAAAATGCTTCACTACTTTATCAATACCGGTATCAAGGATACTGTTTACTACTGGAGTGAACTAAGTAAGTTTGTACAGATGTATTGTGATCTGCGCAAGATCTGTCCTGACCTGGATACCATCGATATAGGCGGTGGCTTCCCCATCAAAACATCGCTGCATTTCGACTACAATTATGAGTACATGATCGATCAGATCGTGATGAACATCAAGGAAATGTGCCGGGAAAATGACGTACCGGAACCGCACATCATCACTGAATTTGGCAGCTATACCGTAGGCGAAAGCGGTGCTACCATTTACTCGGTGCTGGGCCAGAAACTGCAGAACGATAAGGAGCTTTGGTACATGATCGATGGCTCTTTTATTACCCAGCTGCCCGATGTATGGGGCTTGAACCAGAAGTTTCTGATGCTTGCCATCAATCATTGGAACAACCGCTTCCAGAAGGTAAACCTTGGCGGGCTTACCTGCGACAGCCAGGATTTCTATGCTTCTGAGGCACATACTTCCGAAGTATACCTTCCTAAAATTGAAGAAGGCCAGATGCTCTACATGGGTATGTTCCATACCGGGGCCTACCAGGAAACGCTGGGTGGCTACGGTGGCGTTCAGCACTGCCTGATTCCTGCTCCGCAGCATATTGTAATCGACAGAGATGAGAATGGCAGGATCACCCACCAGGTTTTCTCTACTGAACAGGATAGCGAGAGCATGATGCAGATACTAGGCTACGGCAAAAAATAACTAAGCAAAGACAAAAGAAGAGCCCCATTAAATTAATAGGGCTCTTCTTTTTTTGCAAGTGCTTTAAGTGCATGTGAATGAAATGTACCGGAGGGTTATTTATTCTTCGGCACCAGGCCTGTCTCTGAGCTTCAGGAAATTTCTGTAGTTAAAAGTTTTACGCGGAATGCGATAGGTTACATTTACCCCCATGGTGATAAAGTTGTCATTTAGCCTGTTACTAAAAGCCTTTGCCACACCGGCATCTAAATAATCAGTTCCGGTCAGGTAGTAGGCAAGTTCCAGTCCCATCTTAAAAAAACTGCTAAGCCTGTATTCAGCCCCCAGGCCAAGTGGTGCTACAAATGCTGTTTTACTAAAATCGGGATTACCGGAAAACCCTTCACCGGAATCTGAATTTCTTGGGTCAATGTAAAGCAAGCCTGCTCCGGCAAGTGCATAAAAATTCCAGTTCATGGTAAGCTCATCAAATTCACTGACTGGAAAGAGGCTGTGTTTGACTGCCAGAAATCCTCCGAAATTATTGCTGGCCATGCCTCCTCCACCTAAATCTGTGGGCGAAGTACAGCTCATACGATAATAGCTTGTCCTGGCTAACAGATTAATGTATTGCGTTAGCTGGTAGCCTACCCCCAGGGAAACGTGCGGGTTCAAAAAATAATTTTGGTCTTCCCACTCTGCCATGGTACAGGTATTACCATCGAGCGCTGTAAAGCCTACATTAATCTGGGCACTAAAATTGCTCTTATGCGGGTGTACGTATCTGTCAAAATAACTTTTTTCCGGAGTGGGCTGACCAAACGCATATAAATTAATCAGCATGCCTAAAAACAAAAGTGTATAACGCATAGCTATAATATCTACAGAAGATAAAAAAGTTAATATACCAGTATACGAGCTGATTGGGCTTTGGATACGGTTGCTAAATTTGCTAAAGTAACCCAGACTTTTTGATCCTGAAACACAAAAAACATTTTTTAAAAGACTAACCCAGTTGCAATAATGCCTTTTTCAAAAATGCTGAACAAATGGTGCTGCATTCCTGCACTTTGCCTTCTCCTTGCCAGTTGCACGGCTCCCAGATCGATCATTAATTCCGGAAAAGTAACAACTCCCGGACAATTTAAAGTAGGATTTAATTATGGTGGTAACATAGCCACAGAACCCTTAAGCCAGCTGGATGATATTGCTAGAGCCACAGTAGATGCAGTTGTTAACAGAGACTCTGTTTTTTTCGATGAACAAATTGATGTTTTTGCACAGGCGCTTACTGCCTATGCCGTAGACCCTGTAGGTCCTGCTTTTGATGTTTATGTAAGGTATGGCATTGCCCCCCGCTTCGATGCCGGCTACAAATATGCTTCTGGCGCACATGTAATAGATGGCATGTACCAGTTTATGGGTTCTACCGGAACACCTGAAAACCCCGGAGCCGAAGGATTGTATGGCAGCATTGGGCTCCAGTATTCCGGCCAGAGCCTTAACATTGGTGACCAGTTTTACCTCAGAAGGATCAATAACCTGTTAAAATTTAGTGCTACCCGGCGCGACCTGGTAGTACCGCTTATCTTCAGTAAATCTTTTGGCCCTGAAGAACAAATTGGCAGCATTGCCTTTGGTGTTGTTTATAACCATACGTTCATTAATTATGGTTTTGAACCGGGAAGGGTTTTCAGGCGTGTGGGGGGTAACCGAGTTGAAAGAATCGAAAGTCTTTCAGAAAGCAACAATTTCTCCTCTTTCGGTGCATTTATCAATGCGCGCATCGGGTTAAAATTTATTTATATACTGCCTGCACTTACCCTTTACTACCAGGATTACGGTACCTACCGGCTGCTTGAGGGTAGAGAGTACAGTTTATCTGGCGTAACCATTATTCCTTCCATTGGCCTGCAGGCTAGGTTTGGCGGCAGAAACAGAAGATAGCGTCTAGAAACAACAGATAAAAAAGGGAATGGGCTTTAGCAGCCATTCCCTTTTTCATTCCAAAACCTGAACAGTTTATTATAACCCGATAGGTTCGTATTTTCTGGTAATGGTAATCTGCTCTGTTTGCTTCACAAAATTGTTCCAGTCGTTCTGGAAGAAATTATTTACTTCCTGCAAATAGGCCTGTACTTCCCTGCCCAGATGAGCCACTACCATTTTTTGTCCTTCAGTTGGAGCACCTGTTACAGGGGTAGGCTTGGCAAACACACCACTCACCGATCCAAAAGGTGAGTTGAAGTAGCTGGATGCCTCTCCTATTTTTACACTAAGCAGAGCAGGATCTTCAAAAATACCCTGTACATCCTCTGCAGGGATTACCTTTTGCAGCAGCTGGTCTAACTGCTTTTTCATAAGCTCTCCCTGCAGCTGCATGGCTGTTTTTTCCTGGCCTTCCAGCTTCTCTACCACTGCATCCACACTTTCCTTGGCTTCCTGCAGGTTGGTTACTGCCTGGGTTACTCCTTGTACATAATTAGAGAATTCATCCAGCAGGGCATAGGTTTGCTGCAGACTTTCAGCATCCAGCTCAAGGCGAGGATCTGCCTTAACCTGTACCTTGCTGCTTGCAACAGCATCGCCGTTGATCACCTTTACTGTATACTCGCCCGGTCTTACCAACCTGGCCGCTTCCAGTGGCTGATTTTCTTTTCGTTTAGGCGCACCCGGCATCTGGATGGCATCATGCTCCAGCGACCAGAAGAACCGGTTCATGCCCGGCTCTGTCTTTACCTGCATGTGGCGGATTACCTTACCGGCAGCATCTGATACCTCTATGTAAAGGGTATCTTTTTTGGCAGCTGATTGCAGCTCTTTTACAGAGAATGTTACCTGGGCACCAAAGGGCTGGTTCTCACCCTGGTACATGGCATCGCCATGAAAGCGGGTGCCGCCTGCTTCGCGGTAGCTCACCAGGTATGCATCCGGAATAGGGTATACGTGTACCGCCTCATCCAGCACCTTAGTACCCTGCTGTGCAATTTCCCTAAGCGGACGGATATCATCCAGTATCCACATAGACCGGCCAAAGGTAGCAATAGCCAGATCATGCTCCCGCGGATGAATCACCATGTCCATGGTAGAAACATTGGGATAACCAGCCGTCCATTGTGCCCAGCTGGCACCGGCATCTACACTTACATATAAACCACCTTCTGTACCTAAAAACATCAGCTTTGGCTCCACGGTATCCTGTATAAAGCTTAAAGTGTAGCCATTTACTTTTGCTGCACTTACCAGGTTTTTCCAGCTTTTACCATAATCGGTGGTATGGTAGAGGTAAGGGGCCAGGTTGTTTCTGCGGTAGTCGTTTACCACCACAAAAGCTTCTCCTTCCCTGTGCTTCGATGCAGTGATCTGCGGCACCCAGGCTCCTTTGGGATAGCCCTTAATATTACCTGCAACATTCTTCCAGCTTTTACCGCCATCCTGTGTGAGCTGAATATTGCCATCGTCGGTACCCACCCAGATCACACCCTGTTTCAGGCTGCTTGGTGCAATGGCCATGATGGTAGTGTGGTTTTCAGCACCCGTTATATCGTAGGTAAGGCCTCCTGTTCTGTTTTGCTTCTGTTTTTCTGGGTCGTTGGTGGTTAAATCCGGGGAAATAATCTGCCAGCTCCGCCCTTCGTCGGATGATTTGTGCAGGTACTGGCTGCCATAATATATGGTTTTAGGGTTATGCGGATCCTGGGCTATGGCTGCATTCCAGTTAAAGCGCAGGAATTCACCATCTGGGTGCACCGGCTTGATAAACCTGGAAGCACCCGTTTCATAATCCAGGCGCATGAGGTTACCGCCCTGCCACATGCCGTAGCCGTAGCGGGTGTTGTCCTGGTCGGTTACTACATCAAAGCCATCACCAAAGGCAATTTCCTCCCAGTAGCTGTTGCGTATACCGCTGGTACGCCATACCTTGCTCGGACCACGGAAAGTGCCATTATCCTGGGTACCTCCCATTACATTGTAAGGGGTATCCATGTCTACTGCAATGTGGTAAAACTGTGTTACCGGCAGGTTTTCGACATAGCGCCAGCTTTTGCCCCTGTCTCTGGAAATAGCCAGACCACCATCATTTCCATTGATGATCAAATTGGGGTTTTGGGGGTGTATCCACCAGAAGTGATGGTCACCATGAATGCGGTCCCAGCCAAGCAGTGTTGTAAAGGTTTTACCTCCATCCTCACTTACTGTAACATTGGAAAATACGTTGTAGAGCCTGTTCTCATTTTCAGGATCCACCGCCAGATCGGCATAATAGAACGGACGGTCACCTATATTTTTATCTGTTACTTTCTTCCAGCTAAAGCCGCCGTCTTCAGAACGGTAAAGTGCATTTTTCTTAGACTCCACCAGGGCATATACAATTTTTGGATTGCTCCTGGCAATGGCCAGACCTATTTTACCAAGCTCACCCTCCGGCAGCCCATCTTCTGCTGTTTTCTTTACCCATGTATTACCACCGTCGAGGGTCATGTAGAGGCCGGAACCCGGACCTCCTGATTTGAAGTACCAGGGCCAGCGGCGATACTCCCACATGTTTACCAGCATTTTATTGGGGTTGGCCGGATCTACAACCAGATCGGCAGCCCCTGTTCTTTCATTTACATAGAGAATTTTTTCCCAGCTTTTTCCGCCATCGGTGGTGCGATACACACCTCTGTCACTGGTATCGCCCCAGGCAGTGCCCAGTGCCGCCACATACACTACTTCCGGGTTGTTCCTGTTGATAATGATGCGGTGAATGTTGCTGGTAGCCTCCAGTCCCAGGTGCTGCCAGCTGCGCCCGCCATCGATGCTCTTGTACACACCGTTACCATTGCTCTGGCTATTACGGGGATTGCCCTCGCCGGTGCCCACCCAGATTACCTGTGGGTTTGTCTGGTCAATGGCAACAGCGCCAATGGATGCTGCTTTTTCTTTATCGAAAATCGGTTGCCAGCTAACGCCACCTCCTTCACTTTTCCAGAGGCCACCGGAGGCGGTACCTGCATAAATAATATTAGGGTCACTATGAACGGCGTCTATGGCCGTAACCCGCCCACTAGTTGCGGCAGGGCCTATGTTTCTGGGCTTCATATTTTTGAAGCGTGCCATATCGAGCTGCTGCGCTTCCGTAACTGAAACAGATAAAAACAACAACATTAGCAATGCCAGGCAGCTCTTCCGGATATCTTTCTGCATAAAGGGAATTTTGGTAATAATGAAAAATCTGCAAAAGATATCCAGTATTACAGGAATATAGCAACAGTGCCGGGTGAATTTATCCCATAACTCAGGATTTATTAAAGTTTAACCACTGATAAGGAGTGGTTTTGCCTTACAAGTGTGCACAATCTGCAAGGTGTGGGCTAACAGCTGTGGTTCAGAGCACTAAGAAGAGCGAAACTCACGTTCTCCTCTAGTGTAGTGCCAAAGCAGCCTTTTAACTTAGATTAACTTTCCGGAAAGGGGCCAAAATTGAACAAACTACATACTTTTTGCTATTTTTGAGCCTAAGCTATTTCTGTGCCGTGTCGGATAGTCTGGTAATCATACCCACTTACAATGAGATCGAGAATATAGAAGCCATGATCAGGCGTGTATTTACCCTGCCCAAGGCTTTTCATGTTCTTATTATAGATGATGGTTCGCCCGACGGAACAGCGCAGCGGGTACTGGAGCTTCAGCTGGAGTATCCTGATTCCTTATACCTGCTGCAGCGGCCGGGCAAACTGGGACTGGGTACTGCCTATATCATGGGCTTCCGCTGGGCACTTGACCGGCGTTATAATTACATTTTTGAAATGGATGCCGACTTCAGCCATAATCCAATGGACCTGCTGCGGCTATACGATGCCTGTGCCGGCGAAGGCCATGATATGGCCATTGGATCGCGCTATGTTAAAGGCGTAAATGTGGTAAACTGGCCTATGTCGCGGGTACTGATGTCGTATTTTGCCTCCCTGTATGTTCGTTTCATTACAGGTTTGCCCATCCACGACAGCACCGCCGGCTTTAAGTGCTACACCCGCAGGGTTTTAGAAACCATAGATCTTGCCAATATTAAATTTGTAGGCTATGCCTTTCAGATAGAGATGAAATTCACCACCTGGAAGTGGGGTTTCAGCATCAAAGAGGTACCCATCATTTTCACCGACCGCGATAAGGGCGTCAGTAAAATGTCGCGCCACATCTTTAAAGAAGCCATCTTCGGCATTATTTACATGAAGCTGAAGTCATTCTTCAAAAGCTACCAGCCGAGGGAGTTGGTGAATGAGTGATTGAGTAAATGAGTGAATATTGCCGTTTGGTATATTTTAAGCTCTAACAAGCCATTTATGGTTCTGCTTTGTAATTGCTAAATGTTTGATATTCCAAGAAGACCCATCATTCACTAATTCACTCATTCACTCATTTTCATCAGTCAAACTTGATCGCCTTGATCGGCTGAATGCGGGAGATGATAGTGGCCGGAATGAGCAGAATGAGCATCACCAGCACAAAGATCAGTACATTCAGCCCGATGATGATGGGCCAGTCCCAGAGAATGGGAACCGTGTCCATATAGTAGTTGTCTTTATCGAGCGGAATAATCCTGAACTGCTGCTGAACAAAGCCAAAGCCAATGGCTATGATATTACCCCACATGATGCCCTTCAGTACCATCAGCATGCCATTGGTGATAAAGATACGGCGTAGCTGACCATGAGAGGCTCCCATTGCCATAAGGGTGCCAATCATGGGGGTGCGCTCCATAATCAGGATAAGCAGAATTGACACCATATTGAAGCAGGCCACAAACAGGATTAGGGCCAGAAATATCACCACGTTCCGGTTAAGCAGGTTGAGCCACTCAAAAATCTGAATATTACGATCGGTTACCTTTTCAACATAGTAACTATAGTTGGTCAGCTCGTACAACATCTCCTGGGCTTTGTCCATTTCATTAAAGTCTTTAATATAGACTTCAAGTCCGCCGGTGAGGGTGTCATTCCAGTTATTGAGCTGCCGTACCAGGTCTATATCTCCGATGATGAGCGATTCATCATAATCTTCCATACCCGTGGCATAAATACCTACCACATTAAGCCTTCTGAATCGGGGCGGATTCTGCACAAAATACATGATCACATCTTTTCCCACCTCCAGCCTTAGCTGGTCTGCAATTCGCTGGCTCACCACCACCTGGGTGGAAGCAGCCGTATCTGCCATACTAGGAAAAGTACCCTCCAGCATATTTGGCATAAACCTTTCCCTGTCAAAACTTTTCCCTACGCCCTTCAGCAGTACCCCCAGCACCTCATCCTGGGTCTTTAGCAAGCCAGGCTTATAAGCAAACTGCTGCACATGCTCCAGGTAGGGAAACTTCTCCGGATTTTGATAAAAATCTAATTTGTTGGAGATAGGGTTTTCGGCATACATATTGCCGAATGTATAACGGGTTACTTGCAGATGACCGCCAAAACTCACTACTTTGTCTGTAATAGTCTGCTGAAAACCCTTCAGGATCAGAAACGACACAATCATTACTGCCAGGCCCAGCGCAATACTCGCCACTGCTATTTTATGTATCAGCGAGGAGAAGGAGCGCTTGTTGGCATTGCTGATGCGCGAAGAAATAAAGTATGATAGGTTCAAGCCCGAGCAGGTTTTTATAAGTTAACTATATCAAAAGGCACAATGATGCAGCAAATAGAATTGTTTGGCAAATTTTGCAGGTTTTTTCTGCAGCAGGCGCTACTGCTAATCTTTATATTACCGGCAAGTGCACTGGCTTCCTGCCAGAATAACACTGCGCAAAGCCTTGCAAATAGCCCCCGCACAGATACTGTACCCGCAGCTGCAGAAACTGCTACACCAACTACAACGGCAAGTTTGCTGCTTGGTGCAGAAAGAACAGATTTTTATTTACCCTTTCTGAAAGACAAACGCGTTGGCCTGATTGTTAACCACACCTCGCTGGTGCCGCAGGCAAATGGCGAAGTGGTACACCTGGTAGACCTGCTGCTGAAGCAGGGCGTAAAGGTACAAAAAGTATTTGCCCCGGAGCATGGTTTCAGGGGCACTGCCGATGCCGGGGAAAAAGTCTCCAGCACTACCGATCCTACCACCGGCCTACCGGTAGTATCTCTTTATGGCAACAACAAAAAACCTACACCCGAGCAACTGCAGGATGTAGATCTGCTCCTGTTCGACATACAGGATGTGGGGGCGCGTTTCTATACCTACATCAGCACCATGCATTATGCCATGGAAGCAGCTGCCGAACAAGGCAAGGAAATAGTGGTAATGGACCGGCCAAACCCCCTGGGACACATCATCGACGGACCAGTACTCAATCCTAAATTCCGCTCTTTTGTAGGCATGCACACCATACCCGTTGTGCACGGACTCACCGTGGCAGAACTGGCCCAGATGATCAACGGCGAGGGCTGGCTGGCCGGCGAAAGAAAAGCTAATCTTACGGTGGTGCCTATGGAGAACTACACCCACAACACACCCTACGAACTGCCTGTTCGCCCCTCTCCAAACCTGCCAAATCAGCAATCCATCTTACTGTACCCCAGCCTCTGCTTTTTTGAGGGTACGCCCATCAGCCTGGGCCGGGGCACACCCTTTCCCTTTCAGGTAATTGGCTATCCCGATCAGCGCTTTGGCAGCTTTACCTATACGCCCCAGCCTATGCCTGGCGCTAAAAACCCACCGCTGGAGGGAAAGCAGTGCTGGGGAACAGACCTAAGGAATGTTACGCCTCCGGATAAACTGGACCTTAGTTATGTGATCAGTTATTATAAACTGTTTCCTGAAAAGGATCAGTTTCTAAAGCCATTCTTCAATACCCTGGCGGGCACCGATCAGCTGGCAGCGCAAATAAAGCAGGGACTTACTGAAAACCAGATACGGGCAAGCTGGCAGCCGGAGCTGGAAAGCTATAAAAGTAAGCGAACCAGATACCTGCTCTATCCTGATGCACAGTAAGAAGCCTGTATTCCGGACAAAACGGTTACTGGTGCGCCAGTTCTCACAGGCAGACCTGCTGCCTTACAGGGCACTGGAGGGCAATCCTACGGTAATGCGTTTCATAACCGGCAGGCCCAGGACACCGGCAGAAAGCAGGGAGCGGCTCAACAACCTGATTGAGCGCTACCAAATGGAACCACAGTCCGGCATTTGGGCAGTAGTACTGCAGGGGAGCCAGGAATACATAGGTACGGCATCGCTCTTTACCCTGCCAAACAGCCCTTACCTGCAGATTGGCTATAAACTCAAGCCCGAAGCCCAGGGCAAAGGCTATGCAACTGAAATTGCTGAAGGTCTGCTCTATCATTCCTTCTTTAAAGCCGGCTTGCAAAAGGTAGTAGCGGTTACCCATCCGCAAAACAAGGCTTCGCAGCGGGTTTTAAAAAAGCTGGGCATGCAGCCCTGTGGATTCCTCCGGGCCTATGACATGATGCTCACTTACTTTAGCCTTGAAAAAGGGCAATACCTTGAGCGTTTGCGCAAAAGAGGGTAGCTTTACTCTAAATCATTTTTATGGCTGATTTACGCATTGTTTTCATGGGCACGCCAGAGTTTGCCGTGCCAAGCTTGCAGATACTGGTAGAGCAGGGTTTTAATATCGTTGGGGTTATCACTGCACCAGACAAACCCAGGGGGCGTGGCCAGAAAGTGGTACCATCGCCGGTAAAGGCTTATGCCGAAAGCCAGGGCCTGCGTATATTACAACCCACCAATCTTAAATCACCTCAGTTTCTGGAGGAGCTGCGCAGCCTGCAGGCCAACCTGCAGATAGTAGTTGCATTCCGGATGCTGCCCGAAGTGGTGTGGGCAATGCCGGAGAAAGGCACATTTAACCTGCATGCTTCTTTGTTGCCGCAATACCGGGGTGCAGCCCCCATTAACTGGGCCATCATCAATGGCGAAACCGAAACAGGCATCACCACTTTTTTTCTGAAGCACGAAATAGACACCGGGTCCATCATCTTCCAGGAGCGCGAACCCATCAGGATCGATGATACCGTTGGCACCCTTTACGAGCGGCTGATGCAAAAAGGCTCCTGGCTGGTGCTGCGGACGGTGCAGGCCATTGCTGCCGATACGGCCCCCAGCCAGCCACAGCAGGAAAGCGGAGTACTTAAACATGCTCCTAAAATCTTCAGGGAAACCTGCCAGATAGACTGGCATAAGCCTGCCCAGCAGCTTTATAATTTTATAAGAGGCCTAAGCCCCTACCCGGCTGCCTGGACGGAGCTGCAGGGAAAAGTACTGAAGGTGTACAAAGCCAGCCTAACCGGAAAGCCAGCACCCGATAAAGCCCCCGGAGAGTGGGTGAGCGATGGCAAAACCTTGCTGGCCTGCAAAGCTGCCGATGAGCTGATAACAATTGAAGAGCTGCAGCTGGAAGGAAAAAAACGCATGACCACCGAAGAATTTTTACGAGGATTTCAACTATGATACGTTCTATAATAGTAGCCCGCGCTGATAATGGCGTTATCGGAAAAGACAATGGTCTGATCTGGCACATGCCCCATGACCTTAAATTTTTTAAAGACACCACCAGCGGACATTACGTGATCATGGGCCGCAAGAGCTACGAAGCCATTAACAAGCCGCTCCCTAACCGCCTGAACATTATTGTTACCCGCCAGCAGGACTATTTCAAAGAAAACTGCCTGGTACTCCACAGCCTGGAGAAAGCACTGCAGCTGGCAGAGAATCAACAGCAGCAGGAGGCTTTCATTTTAGGTGGAGGAGAAATCTACCGCCAGGCACTTGATAATGGCTGGGTAGACAGGATCTACCTGACTGAAATCAAAGACAGCTTTGAAGGCGACACCTATTTCCCGGAGCTGGACATGAGCCAGTGGGAGGAAACAAAACGGGAAGAATACCAGGCCGACCACCAGAATCCGCATGCTTATGCCTTTGTAACCCTGGAACGGAAATAAAACAGCTAAGAAGTAATTCTTCCACTGTGGCTGGATTTTACTTTTTGAAGCCTGTTCCAGTCAGGCTGATGGAAAAAATAAATTAAAAAAGCCAGCACCTTTCATAAAGTGCTGGCTTTTTTATGCTTTTGATGGTTAACAAACAGATAGTTCTAAACTGCTGCTTTCGCTGGCTCGCGGAAGCCTACCCAGGTAAATCTCTTCACCACATATTCAGGGTTTGTAAAGCTTGCATTTCCTGCAGGGTTACCGCCGGTAACATGAAAATCAGAAAAACCTGCATTTTGATTTACATAAATGCCACCCGTAAGGTTAAAGCTTACCGGCGTAGCTGCCAGCCCCATCTGATCGGCAATGGTCTCTTTCAGGTTATCGTCTGTTACATAGGCACCACAGCTTATCGCTCCATGTTGTTTTGCAAGATCACGCGCCAGCTGAATGCTCTGGTCGGTACTTTCAGTTTTAATAAGCAATACCACCGGACCAAATAGTTCTTTGCTGTATACTGCCTTATCAGCTGCCTCTACCTGCAATACCACTGGCGATGCAGTGCGTGCTTTAGGAAACATAGGGTTCTCTACGGGGCGTGACTCCAGTAAAACCTTACCAGGC of the Flammeovirgaceae bacterium 311 genome contains:
- a CDS encoding arginase (COG0010 Arginase/agmatinase/formimionoglutamate hydrolase, arginase family), with protein sequence MERIKFIEVASELGAGTRGASLGIGALKAASLAKGSDFFKKYPCLAVPTLNEQLFEDILHPYAKRIPQVRQILEHTAGAVKNTLAEGCFPVVLAGDHSTAAGTIAGIKMQMPHKRIGVIWIDAHADLHTPYTTPSGNVHGMPLSVVTGIDNKECQVNYPQTETVEEWNKCKNIGVEGAKIDPSDIVFIGMRSFEEPEKAIINRHGIRNFSVEEVRTKGVAAVVGEIMEVLNNCDAIYISFDVDSLDPEISTGTGTPVPQGLTAEEGRALNHSLIMQPKVVCWEMVEINPTLDNLNKMAVTAFEIMEHAINARASNGKLVDVAL
- a CDS encoding Orn/DAP/Arg decarboxylase 2 (COG1166 Arginine decarboxylase (spermidine biosynthesis)), with translation MRSYADLIHQTFYFPTEEFRVENGELIFNDVPLMPIIEQYGTPMKLTYLPKIGRNIQQAKQLFAKAIEKHNYKGQYTYCYCTKSSHFSFVVEEALKNDIHLETSSAFDMPIIKRLYERGKINKDTLIVCNGYKRDRYSKHISDFLNEGFHNCIPVLDNMMEFQYLEKWVNVPYKVGIRVAADEEPNFDFYTSRLGIRYNDVINFYKEVISQSPKAKLKMLHYFINTGIKDTVYYWSELSKFVQMYCDLRKICPDLDTIDIGGGFPIKTSLHFDYNYEYMIDQIVMNIKEMCRENDVPEPHIITEFGSYTVGESGATIYSVLGQKLQNDKELWYMIDGSFITQLPDVWGLNQKFLMLAINHWNNRFQKVNLGGLTCDSQDFYASEAHTSEVYLPKIEEGQMLYMGMFHTGAYQETLGGYGGVQHCLIPAPQHIVIDRDENGRITHQVFSTEQDSESMMQILGYGKK
- a CDS encoding hypothetical protein (COG0567 2-oxoglutarate dehydrogenase complex, dehydrogenase (E1) component, and related enzymes), with the translated sequence MRYTLLFLGMLINLYAFGQPTPEKSYFDRYVHPHKSNFSAQINVGFTALDGNTCTMAEWEDQNYFLNPHVSLGVGYQLTQYINLLARTSYYRMSCTSPTDLGGGGMASNNFGGFLAVKHSLFPVSEFDELTMNWNFYALAGAGLLYIDPRNSDSGEGFSGNPDFSKTAFVAPLGLGAEYRLSSFFKMGLELAYYLTGTDYLDAGVAKAFSNRLNDNFITMGVNVTYRIPRKTFNYRNFLKLRDRPGAEE